Genomic segment of Alligator mississippiensis isolate rAllMis1 chromosome 6, rAllMis1, whole genome shotgun sequence:
TGGGATAGCAGGTGGTAATAGGAGCAGGGGGGATAGGGGGGGCAGACAACTACAAATCCCACATTCTTTCTTCTCATGCGTGTACCAAGGACTGGGGAGACCCTACTTCTCACACTTTCCCAACACCCTCAAACCTGCACAACAGGATTTAAGAAGACCCCCTGAGTGGCATCTGAGAGCCAAAGAATACAAAAGTAAAGTGCATACCACCAGGGCCTGGAGTGGGACAGGGAGCCTGCCCAGGTAAGCAGCACAAGAAGGCAGATGGCAGAGACTAATACAAAGGCTGGGCTGTACAATGGGGGACAGTGACACCCTTTGGTAGCAGTTGCTTATGATTATATGTACAAAGCAGCAGAGGGCACCAGGCAGCAAGAAACAGGTTCTAATGTGCTTAATGGTTTTTAGGGTGCTAATGGGTTAActgggaaggaagagaaggattttaaaatattatggggggggggggatggtagAGACACCAATCTTCTCTCATTTGCTCACCCTTACAGAATGGTGGTTACTATAAGGCCGTCATGCCTTCAGGGCACAGTCACTCCATTTAAGTGGACTGAAAAAAGACTATGTTCTTACACGAACTCAGTGCTCAGTAAGTTCACAGCATGCTAAGAGCAGTGGTATTAGCAGCTCCCAGAATGAAAAGGAAAGGAGCTGCTCAAGACTTCCAATAGTTTCAGGGCTTCAAAGCCTTGAAAAGGAAAGGACCAGGTCAGTTGTGTGCAAGAGGAAAGGGAGGTGTCAGCAAGTCAGCAAGTACAGTGACTACACAGCTAACCAGAATACAATTTAGAACATGCTTAAGCTGTTGATGCAGGTATTCACAGTTTGTTACAATAAATGCAACAAACCATAATTGGGGATGGTTATGCACTAAAGTGAATCATGCCCTTATACAGTATGCCCACAACTGGAGCACtctctcctgccagccccattGAAACCTACCTACCCCAGGCCCTTCAACCGAGGACCATGGCCTTCACACCGTCATAAAGCACTCAGGAGCCCCAGGCTTTCCTCCCAGCCCTTAATATGGGATCAGAGCCTGACAGCTAGCCACATCAGCACGTTTGCTGCAAACCTACACAATCACTGCTTCAGCACAGACAAGCACGGGCTCttagaagaaatattttctaaaagCCTGAGAAAATCCATGACTAGTCTCTTTCTGAACACAAACTTCTGATGTTTGTGTTCACATCAGACACACTTGGATGCTAATGTTGCTGGTGGGATACCtgccgacttcctgcccctgtgcagggggctggacccgatgaccctccggggtcccttccagcccaaacgtCGTGCAATCTACGTGCGGTGTTACGGCGTGTGCCCACACAACGAACTCGTTGCTGGCAACTGGATTGCAAACGCCCTGACCAATTCACAGaggtagggtcggaggggacctgagcagatcacttagtccgaccccctgccctgggcagcaatgaatactgggctcatatgaatACTggaatacaggtactcctcacttaacgacctacctgtttaatgaCCGCGCAGACTTACGACCAGCtgtccgagcagtcggtattgtacgaaacgtcttgtggaaacggcagcgcagcgtctcaagccaaggcacgcagtatcaaggggcggctcctcgcttattgaccaattcgcttaacgacctagtcgcaggaacggaactcggtcgttaagtgaggagtgcctgtactaTGAATATGGAATTCATATGAATATGAATACTAAGTTAAGCTCGTATGACCCCAGTTAGGTAGtcatcaagcctccttttaacgACGCCTAAGATAGGAGCCTGGGGTTTGGTGCAGCTCGATTCAAAGGTGGAGGGATCCGTGAAAACAGAACTGATCTGGCCCTGCCTGATCCGCCTCGCAGGGATCAAAAGAAAGACAAAGTGGGTcccttaaaataaatacataaataaaaataaacaaacaaataaaaatcgCATCTCTCTGTGCTGTCGCGCTGGCGGAACGGGACGTCGCTTCGCTTCGGCAACGTCACAGAAGCACAGGCACGCGTCTCAACTCTCCCCACGGGACAAGTTTTGCTGAACCCGTCGTTTTGGGAGGGGACGAGACGCCGCTGAAAACCCCGTCCTTGTTTTGGGAGAGCGTCGCTGCCGACGAAAGCCAAGCAAGGGGGTTCCTGGGTCCACCGGGCTTCCTGCTTCGGGGGACAAGTCAACGTCTTGCTAGCGGGGCTTAAAAACGAAAGCTTTCAGGTGACAGAAGAGCTGCCGAGCAAACGCATCAGCTAGGACACGGGTGCTCGAGAGAGTcgccggcgcggcgcggcgatTTCTACGCGGCAGAACGCCACAGGCGCGAGATGAGAAATAGAAAGAGGCGCATTTGCGCTAGACAGACAAACCGCGGGGAAATCCCCCCGGCTCCGGCACCTCACGCCAGCTGCGACAAACCTACGTGTCGGAGTCGCTTTGTTCTACTTTCTGTTCCTCCTCGGTCTAGGTGTCCAGGAAACCCTTAAAACGCTGATTTTAAGAACCGTTAATAAGCCGTTCGTAAGGGGCGGGCGGAAAGGGAAGACAGGCGAGGAGCGCCCCGAGACCGTGGGAACAAGGCGCCGGCGGCGTTGGCGGACAGGAGGTTTTGTAACTGTCCGGGCTGGACCTCGAGGCCTACACGTGTGACAGTGCGAAGGAAAGCATGGCTGACGCGGGGCCACGCGCGGGTGCGGCGGGGGAAACGCGAGCAACGTTACAAACGGCTCCTCgttgagggggggaggaggaggacgcGGGGGCCGCGCTCACCTTCTGGATGGACGACTTGCCGCTGCGCCGCAGGCCCATGAGGAGGATGCGCGGCTTGGAGTCGGAgccgcccgcgccgccgcccgccccgcccgaGCCGCCCGGGCCCCccgagccgccgccgccgggccccGAGCCGCCCTCCAgctccgcctcctcctcctcgccgTAGCCGAAGTCTTTGGGGAAGGAGTCGGCGGCGCCAAAGCTGCCGCCCCCCAGCGCCGGCTCCTCGGCCGCGCCCGCCGGCCCCGCGCCGCCGAACTGCAGCGCCATGGCCGCTCGGCTCGGCTCCCCTCAGCGCCGCGCCGCGCAACGCAGCCTGCGCCGGGCCTGCCCCTCGCCCGCGCCCATTGGCTCGGAGCAGCCACCGCGCGCCACCATTGGCTGCGGCGCAGACCAGCAGGGTAGGGCGGCTCGGTCAGGTGACGGGGCGCTGTCAGCTGACCCGGGCGGCCGCACGTGACCGGGCCGTGCTGCACGTGGTCTGGGCTGCGGCCGCaacaggggcggggcggggcggggcggggcggcaggctgggctggccgtGCGGAGCGCGTCTCGTCCCTCGGGGCGGGAGGGGTGAGCCCTGCTTGTCCCCACCCGGACCCCCTTGTCAGCGCCCAGGGCCAGCCCTCACCCACTGTGTTGAAGGAGAGAGCCCACTTGCAAGGGGAAACCGGGTTCCCACGCTTTTCTCCTTTGAAAGGAGTGCTTGCTTCCCACGTTTTTCCCCTTTAATAGgagaaaaaatccacatttttccccgAGTGTTCACTTcccgcatttttctcctttaaaaggagttTGCTTCTCCCATTGATCTCCTTTTAAAGGAcaaaaaatccatgttttgcCACGAGTTCATTTCCCAGGCTTTTCTCCTTTCAAAGGAGTGTTTGCTTCTCacgtttttcccctttaaaaagagAGAATCCACAGTTTTCTCCCTTAAAATGGAGGGGGGAAATTGTGTTGTTCCATGCATGTTCATGACCCTTCTGTATATTcttgccatccacttctgggtcaggaCCCAggggttgagaactgctgctctagtccaacccctgcctccgAGGCAGGGCTGTCCCCATGCAAACCACCACAGCCCAACCCTCTTCTAAACCAGTGATCACCGACTGGTGGATCTAGATCTAGCGGTAGCTCTTGGAGTCGatcagaggctgggctggggggctcagTGCCCACGTGCATGCCTCAGCCCAGGTCACTCCTTGGAGGagggggggtagatcaaggcccctgcagggagggacagtgctgcagaggcaggagcagggtaagttgagtggggtcCAGCCAGCTGCAACTTATCTCCTAGGGAGGCATGCCCCCCAAAAAATTCTCTGCCTCACTCTGTACCCCACCTTCCCGCCCCACAGACGTACCTgtgggacagagggagggaggtagcAGCACACAGTAAATCTTAGGTTGCtattaaatgccaaaggtgatctcctacttaaaaaggttggaggccACTGTGCTAAACTCTATGCAAGACCATGCTCAACCCTGAGGTAACACAGATGTACCGCCCTCACCTCCCACAGGTAAGAGCAGTTACGCTGCTCACTCGATGTGGGGGCAGGgtgacctgcagcagcaggggttgaGCTTGATGCCCCTACTCTAGAGAGAAAAATGCCACTTTGTGGCTTGAAGCACACTGAAACTCCTTCTCCGTGTAAGATCACTACATtaattatgttttttttaaaaaaggcaaactaCAGTTCTCATGAAGCCCTTTATTGAGTCCAGTCATCAACGGTTCCTGTATCCTTATTCACGCTTCTCCTCTTGAGGGGGTTCATACTGCGCCAGCTGTAGGGTGGAAAAGAGGAATTCTGTTAGCTATACCAAAGTCAGTGTTTTCCAGCAAGAAGCACCTAATTATTTTGCAGCACATTTCATTCCGTGAAGTCCCATTTAGCACTGTTATTTGTATGCACTTATTTCCAAAGTAAAAAAAGTGTCCTTCACTCAAGCCGTGAACTTCATACACTGTATAAAAGAAACAAATCTTTCACTTAAaggtaagattttcaaaagcatttaccATGCATTCATATTCCTAAATCCCTTCAGATGCTTTTTAAAAGCAGACCAGTTTCTTGCTTTACAGCTTGTCAGTGAAAGAAATGTCAATTGTCCAATAATGGCTGCTGTTTTACATGACTGTATTATGCATTCTTCCATGTTGCTTTGGGATATGCTGTAGCGCAGCATCTTGACTGCAATTGTTCAGATAGGGATTAGCATCTCCTGGGATTTTTTCAGGAAGTCACATTTAAAATAGAGAAGTATAGCAGACAGCCAGAGCACTCAATTAGAAATCCATTTTTCTGACTGGCCAGTTAAATAGAGGAACATTCATTATGAATCAGTACGTACAACTCTTACTGGtgaatagggtggccatcatagaggacattctggttttctgctactctgtcctctattgatacgaaaccccaTGCCTTtatcttgaagagaaaaaaaatagagaacatacaggcatccggttttgtatcaacagaggTCAACcaaactgtcctctatgatggccgcCCTGAATGCCAAGCAGATCTAGATTGGATACCTTCCTGAGATAAAGGGAAGCTGTTCCCAACAAACCAGAACATATCATCACACCTTTAACTATAAATGTTTATACCCACTGCTGGGCCTGTCCTCTTCCATGGAATTATCCAGTCCCCTTCTGAACCAGGATAGATCATCAGCTTGTAGTGCAAGCAAAGGAGTCTTCTTACCAAGAGACAGCCCTGCGTATATCACTCTGGTTCCTTTTTCTCGGTAGCCACTGTAGAGCCCTTGAGGGTGCTGCTACCCCACCACCAGGCTCTCCCctacccctggccccagctcccctccagtctcTCACCTGCTGCTACTCTGATGTTATTCTGTTTGTTGTTGAGAAAAGTGGTCCCTGGGGCTGAGAGCAACTTGCTCTGGGGGCCGCATTCCCCTTCAAGTGCTTCCCtggtctgcctttgtccttagaccaacaggctACAACCTATTCCCCTTTTAAGGGAACATTCCAGTAGAGGACTTGTCAGAGCCTTGGTCCTGGCCGTGACCCCCTTTTCTTCTAGCTGTACCCTCAGCCTTAGTTTCCTGTTTAAGacctcagctcccaggcagcagcccctcctggggcttcagtctctcctcctttAGCTTAGAGCTAGCTCCTGACAAGTAGCAGGGGGGTACCACCCAGCCACCCCTGTTTGTGGCCTCCACCTCTGTAGCCATAATCCAGCCCTCTgctacaaacagaacaaaaacacaagCCAGCTGCTTCACAGAACAAAAGTCTCCCTCCTTGGGGTAAATGTGACCTGTAGACCCCAAAATTCATAGAAGCCTCCTTCCCCAGCTCTCCTGGGTAGCCtgggtgtctgtctgtccatccccagcagcccctcactcctctccctgctgcagggcagagacTAGGCTTAAATCCCCAAGCCTCCTCTCCATCACCCATGTGACTGGGTGTGCTGCATCCAGCAATCAGGTGCACCTAATTGCTTCATTAGCCACCTGGCCTTACTGGCCTCAGGCCCAGTCCACTTGGGATGCTACTCCTTACTGCCCTTCCTGGCCCCTTCAGGCCTATCTATTAACAGGGGCAGGCGATCCCTATTAGAGACAAGGAAAAACTATTGCAGTTCAGCTAACGAAAATAAGTTATTCTGCATTCACAAATGTTTCCACTAAGCAATATCCTGCCCACGGACCAGACGTTTGACCACAATGACCTAAGGCAGCTTCTCTCCTTGAATTTGTGGCCTACAAAAAGCCCCAGCAGTTATCGTTTTGAAAATACTGTTTAGAAGTGTCATCTAGATTTAGTTTTACATCATTTCAAGAAAGTGAAGTTAATCCTACACGTCCACTCCATTCGACTTAAAAATTCTTTTTGTACTGGTTTTCCAAAGcttaaaagagaaataaaaaataaactagaaattTAGCAATATTAGAACATTAATCTTATGAATGAAATGTCCTCAATCTCTTGGAAATCCATTAGTAACTAGTTAGAATCCATCCCTTTCCAGACCTGTACACAGAAACATCTGCATTCAACACTAATTAACACAGGTGGTTAATATTCATGGAATAAACATCACAGTACTCTTTTCTATTTACAGTTTAATTTTGTGAAAGAGCCTGCGAGCACTAAGTCAATACTTACCTTTgcttttaactttttattttcttcaagcacagcttcatatttttctttcacttctgCTACTTCCAAACGGAGTGCCTCTATTTCTGGattttctggagctgcagctcctAGGTGATGCTTCAGGAAGCTAATAATCAGAAGTTAAGTATTTCTCCACTTCAGTTTGACTTTATGTAAGTGTGGGCTTTAACACTGGTAGATGAGCTGTGAGAAAAACTTCACGTTTGCTAAATTAGAATTATTTGTATCGATAGCATCTTTCAAGTCTGCAACACAATAGATACTTTTCTCATTTGTATTTGAACTCCAGAAGTCAAACAACAgctaaaacaaaaccagaacagATTGACAAGTTAAACTGACCTTCTCCTTAAGAAAGAAGGATAACAGCATGTCTATCTGCAAGACCGAGAggacataataaaataaatgaacaaaattTATTTTGCCTTGAAACAAGACTGTAACTGAATTGTTTAAAAACATAGTTTTTTTGCTCTCTTCCACTTTTTACCATTAGATACAAGTGACTACTATAAAactaaaatcatttttattttgagaGACACTTAGCTAGCTACTACTGTACTGTGTGCAGCAAAGCCTCAAAACATTGCTGCAGGATGTCAAATAGGAAGTCTCACAGGAAGAGAGAACTGGAGTTGTGAGTACTAACACATGAAAAAATAACCTATTTTGGAATGTACAAAGAAAGAAGTTCCCCACCAAGGAGAAGCCTTAGCGTGTTTAATagactttttcttccttttgccaTTAAAGAATCACACTAACAGACCAGAGACCAGCGCTCACGCAGAGCCTTGATTACTCCCAACAAGCTTGAAGCTGTTGGGAGTAATTTCTCATGTAAGAGATTTCCAGTTTTCTACTGTACTTGATTGCCCAAGCGCCGTCTCCAAGATTGCccttattattattacatttgaTATGGAACGTAacagcttgttttttttaaagattaagtTCTCAAACAGTCCAGACTAGAGAGATTCATCTCAGACTTGGATATTATGTTAACAAAGCAATTTTCAAACCAACTGAGCTTGTGTCACTGCACCCTTCGGACTCTTGTGGATCATAACAGTAATCGTTCCTCATTCCAACCACGCGCTGACTCGCCCAACAATTCAAGAGACGttagtttctctttcttttcccacCATTTGTTTGCTCCTTCTCCCTTCTACTAgaggaagggctggggaagaggcaCGACAGTCCCTCCCATACCTCTGAGCCAGCAAACGGTGCCCCAGTTtcagctgtgctggtctaaggacacctTGGGTAGataggatatcttttattagaccaactaaagagttgggaaagaagtttttttttgcaagttttaggtacaaacacccttcttcaggcatcgggCGACTGTGCTGCCGTGTTCTCCAGGGTAGCAAAGCAACTAAAACTCAGTTTCAGATGCAAAGTTTAGCACCATACCGCGTCACATCCCTGCGATCGCCGCCtgcagggtaacaagaaggatacTCCAGCGCACTATTTGGTTTCTCTGGCTCTTCATATAGGGCTACCAACACTGGAAATTAAGTAGTTCAGAGcatttgagctttttttttttttttttaattcaaaatgtgTCTATAGTCAAAGGTGGCTTCTTCTCTAACGACCAGCAACTGGGCACGTGGGGAGCGTGCAGCACGGCCCGGGGGGGGCTCAACCGCTCGGGACCCCCTGCCTTTACCGTATTTTACTGTGCGCCCGTCCATGTTTTTACCGTATTTCACTGTGTACCCCTCACGCCCTTACCGTATTTCACTGTGTACCCCCCGCGCCCGTGCTATATTTGACCGTGTGCAAACCCCGAGCAGCGGAGCGGCGGCTGCGAGGGGCGGGGCGGCCGTGTGAGGCGCCCGGCCCGAGGCGGCGCTTACCCTTGGTGAGCGTGTCCAGCACCCCGGACTTCTCCAGGTAGCGGCGGAACTGCTCGCGCTTGGAGTCGGCGGcctgaggggggagaggagacAAGACGAGGCGGTCATTGCGGGGTGGAGAGGAAAGGGACTAGACGTGGGAGGGAGCCGGGCCCACCTTGTAGTGCGCCATCCCAACCGGCCCGCCACTGCGCCTGCGCCTGCGCCGCGCCTGCGCACTGAGCTTTGGGCCGCCGCCGCGCGCTTCCCGGGTTGCCAAGGATACGCTTCCCGCCTGGCCACGCCCCCGGCTTCCGTGCGGCTCAGCCCTGGGCGTAGCGCCCCCTGCGGAGCGGAGGCTTGCGGCGCTCGCGTGTCTGGACAGATGACTGGGGGGGCGTGCATCCCTTTTCTGTGCAATGtttggactgggggggggggcatccttTTTGATGTAACATTTTTGGGGGTTTGTGCATCCCTTTTGATGCAAGTTGGGGGTGTTGCAACGTTTGGGGGGGGTTGCACCCCTTTTGATGCATTTTGGGGGGGTTGTGCATCTTTTTTATGTAACATTTTGGGGGGGATTGCACATCCTTTTTGATGTaatgtttgggggggttttgtgcATTCCTTTTTATGCAATCGGGGGGGGGTTGAACATCCTTTATGCAACGTTTTGAGGGGGTTGTGCATCTTTTTTATGCAACCTTTCGAGGGGGTTGTGGATCCCTTTTTATGCAGCTTTTTGGGAGGTGTGCATCCCTTTTTATGCATTTCAGAGGGGGGGGTGTATCATTTTATGCACCATTTTGGGGGGGTTACACATCCCCTTTTATGCAATTTTTGCCCTCTTTATGCAATTTGGGGGGGttatgcatcttttttttctgcaacaTTTCAGGGGGGGTTGTGCATCCCTTTTTTATACAACTTTGGAGGGAGACTTGTGCATCCCTTTTTTAATACaattgggggggggttgtgcatCCCTTTTTATGCTATTTTTGATCCTTTTTATTAAAAGGGAAGAGGATCACCTCCCAGGACTATAACCCCAAGACAGTAACACTCATTGATGGCGGCTGAAGCAAGTGTGCGGGGTTAGCAACCTGGGCTGCTGCACCTGatgccacctcaccagtgcaTTGTATTTTCAGGATATTAAAGATAACTTTGCAGTATTTAAAATGCCTTTGGATCATCTCAGATCTCACTGGAAGACACATTTTAATTGCTAAACGAGTGAAAAAGAATAGTAAAAAGCTCACAGGCCATTCATAATCCATGCTTGTCACAAGCTAATACATAGTATAATGGCAGTAGTCTGGGATAAGGAGTTTAGCCCAAATTCAACTGAAGCTCTCAGCAGAGTTGTACCTGTGGAAACAACGGCTGAGTATGACTTAGGCCACAGAAATGTAAAATTAGGGTGGAAGGACTCATTAAATCTCAacttttcccttctcttcccaaaTTTCTCACCCAATCCCTTGGCAAAACAGAACTCTTTCATTTGCCTAGGACTTGGTCCAGTTTATTttgtagttaattttttttttttaaaggctgaaaTACTGGGATTTCTCTCACTTCCTAATCAGGTATAGAGAAAAGAATGAACTCCTGTTACAGGATTTTCCTGCCAGACTGTACCTTTCCCTTTGCTTAATTTCACTTTGCAGTTCTTAATTAAATGCTTTCAGACAATAATAATTAATCTTTATCTTTTTATACGCTGCCCGTTAGAAATCCATTCTTTGTATGTAGTGAGGCCTAGACCTTGACTTTCAAGTTTCCAGCATTTTCCTACAATAGGAGTTGGTACGAATGACCGTGACCTTTACCACCTCCTGTTTTTGGaacggaggggaggggggggggaatttaGTCTGACATCCCCATTAAATCATGTTTTTATTACGGAGAAATCAATTGTTACATGCTTCCACGCTGTTTTCAGGAGCAAGGCttttagccagaatccttaataatgaattgaattgaattgttACATGCTTCTTTAGAAGAGTACCCCCCAACTTCTGAAGAAGTGCTCACTCTATTCGTGTTTCACATTCCCTAGGTGGAACAGCTGACTACCATCAGAAATAGCTATTACTCATGCTACAGTACAACGTCCCTGTTTCCCCAGGGCTCACATATTTCTGGTGCAATATATTGATGAGATAGTAGCTGAAACACAAAAGTACTGTCCAGTCACTTAGATTTGGAGATCGGTAGGAGAACGCCTGCTGCTGGTGTTCCTTGCCAAGGACATTTGccgagagagggagagagcctgAGGATTATCGTAGTCCTTGTACTGTTTGGAGTCCGAGCTCATCTTGCCCAGAGAATCAGGAGTGTCCGGTCTGCTGGATGGTTTGCAGTCCATCTTGCAGACAGGCAGGGCTTTGCTTCCACTGAAACTAGGGTGTTTCCCGTTCTTGCCCGCGGGACAAAATGCTGGAGACCCC
This window contains:
- the MYCBP gene encoding C-Myc-binding protein, giving the protein MAHYKAADSKREQFRRYLEKSGVLDTLTKVLVALYEEPEKPNSALDFLKHHLGAAAPENPEIEALRLEVAEVKEKYEAVLEENKKLKAKLAQYEPPQEEKRE